In one window of Chitinophagales bacterium DNA:
- a CDS encoding hotdog fold thioesterase, producing MSTVAKKIIDTMMQTDAYSSWLGIERVEEREGYCKLRMTVRAEMCNGFEIAHGSITYALCDSCLAFASNSRGRQAVSVETSIAHIAPVKIGDVITAESTEESFTNRFCIYSATVTNQRGEKVALFKGVYYRSEKEWLTT from the coding sequence ATGTCAACAGTAGCTAAAAAAATAATCGATACCATGATGCAGACAGATGCTTACAGCAGCTGGCTGGGTATTGAGCGTGTGGAGGAAAGAGAAGGCTACTGCAAACTGCGCATGACGGTGCGTGCTGAAATGTGCAATGGCTTTGAAATTGCACATGGTAGCATAACTTATGCATTGTGCGACAGCTGTCTGGCTTTTGCTTCTAACAGCCGGGGCAGGCAGGCTGTTTCTGTGGAAACCTCCATTGCCCATATTGCACCAGTAAAGATTGGTGATGTTATTACTGCCGAAAGTACGGAAGAGAGTTTTACCAATCGTTTCTGCATTTACTCTGCTACGGTTACCAATCAGCGCGGAGAGAAAGTAGCACTTTTCAAAGGTGTGTATTACAGAAGTGAAAAAGAGTGGTTGACTACCTGA
- a CDS encoding antibiotic biosynthesis monooxygenase, translated as MEKNFVAVNYIRCTPEYRERFEYLFGTRKKAIDTLPGFVDMYVLKPNQDDDNYLVVSFWTSEQAFQDWTKSEAFIQGHARGFEDIRKAKAAGQPSPMTSDFKTYQVISR; from the coding sequence ATGGAGAAAAATTTTGTTGCTGTCAACTACATCCGTTGTACACCTGAATACAGAGAAAGATTTGAATACCTATTTGGTACCAGAAAAAAAGCCATCGATACATTACCCGGCTTTGTAGACATGTATGTGCTAAAACCTAATCAGGATGATGACAACTATTTGGTTGTGAGTTTCTGGACATCAGAACAGGCCTTTCAGGACTGGACTAAGAGCGAAGCCTTTATACAAGGCCATGCGCGCGGTTTTGAAGATATCAGAAAAGCCAAAGCGGCCGGACAGCCATCACCCATGACAAGTGATTTTAAAACCTATCAAGTTATTAGCAGATGA
- a CDS encoding enoyl-CoA hydratase/isomerase family protein, with translation MDSILFTVQDNVAYITLNRPDKFNAFNRPMAMRLQEVLDLCAADENIRAVYLTGNGKAFCAGQDLQEVLDPEGPGMNRILSEHYNPIVRKIQALEKPVVAAVNGVAAGAGANLALCCDIVVATASASFIQAFSKIGLIPDTGGTFFLPRLIGWQKASALMMLGDKVDAAEAERLGMLYKVYADEQFADASKQLAQQLALMPTKGLAYTKKALQWAFSHTLDEQLMNEDKLQQRAASTADFKEGVQAFVEKRKPVFTGK, from the coding sequence ATGGACTCCATTCTTTTTACCGTACAGGATAATGTGGCGTATATCACGCTCAACAGGCCAGATAAATTCAATGCATTTAACAGGCCGATGGCTATGCGCTTGCAAGAAGTATTGGATTTGTGTGCTGCAGATGAAAATATCCGTGCCGTATATCTTACCGGTAATGGAAAAGCATTCTGCGCCGGACAGGATTTACAGGAAGTATTGGATCCGGAAGGGCCGGGCATGAACAGAATTTTGTCTGAGCATTACAATCCGATCGTACGCAAAATCCAGGCTTTGGAAAAGCCTGTGGTTGCCGCTGTGAATGGTGTTGCTGCCGGTGCCGGTGCCAATCTCGCTTTGTGTTGTGATATTGTGGTGGCAACTGCATCTGCGTCTTTTATACAAGCGTTCTCCAAAATTGGATTGATACCCGATACAGGCGGTACCTTCTTTTTACCAAGATTGATTGGTTGGCAGAAAGCCAGTGCGTTGATGATGCTGGGCGATAAGGTGGATGCCGCGGAAGCAGAAAGATTGGGTATGTTATATAAAGTATATGCAGATGAACAATTTGCAGATGCTTCTAAGCAATTGGCTCAGCAGCTTGCACTAATGCCTACCAAGGGATTGGCGTATACCAAGAAAGCCTTGCAATGGGCTTTTTCGCATACATTGGATGAGCAGTTGATGAATGAAGACAAGCTGCAGCAGCGAGCGGCTTCAACAGCAGATTTCAAGGAAGGTGTACAAGCATTTGTAGAAAAGAGAAAACCAGTTTTTACAGGTAAATAA
- a CDS encoding transferase hexapeptide repeat family protein: MFYAFKGYQPVVHPSAYVHPQAVVTGHIIIGKDVYIGPGAAIRGDWGKIVIEDGCNVQENCTIHMFPGVTVTLHAGAHIGHGAVIHGATIGKNCLVGMNAVVMDNVVLGDECIVGALSFIKADEIFPARSLIVGNPAKRIKEVSDEMIEWKTEGTKLYQQLPAEMYGTAIPCEPLREVPAHYADQAAVYTTWNQQQKAE, encoded by the coding sequence ATGTTTTACGCATTCAAAGGATATCAGCCGGTAGTGCATCCCAGTGCTTATGTACATCCACAAGCAGTGGTTACCGGCCATATCATTATTGGTAAGGATGTATATATTGGTCCTGGCGCAGCTATTCGTGGCGATTGGGGTAAGATTGTGATTGAAGACGGCTGTAATGTGCAGGAGAATTGTACCATTCATATGTTTCCCGGTGTTACTGTTACACTGCATGCTGGTGCACATATTGGCCATGGTGCAGTGATACATGGCGCAACGATTGGTAAGAATTGCCTGGTAGGTATGAATGCAGTGGTGATGGATAATGTGGTTTTAGGTGATGAATGTATTGTTGGTGCTTTGAGTTTTATCAAAGCAGATGAAATATTTCCAGCGCGTAGTTTGATTGTAGGTAATCCTGCCAAGCGCATCAAGGAAGTGAGTGATGAAATGATTGAATGGAAAACGGAAGGCACAAAATTGTATCAGCAGTTGCCGGCTGAGATGTATGGAACAGCAATACCATGTGAGCCACTTCGAGAAGTTCCTGCGCATTATGCTGATCAGGCAGCAGTGTATACCACATGGAATCAGCAGCAAAAAGCTGAGTAG